One Mesorhizobium loti genomic window carries:
- a CDS encoding glucosamine--fructose-6-phosphateaminotransferase, which yields MCGIVGIVGQQPVSERLVDALKRLEYRGYDSAGIATITDGTLHRRRAEGKLVNLERRLKEEPLGGTIGIAHTRWATHGPPTERNAHPHFTDGVAVVHNGIIENFAELKDELAATGAEFQTDTDTEVLAHLLARHRREGMRRGEAVHAMLKSVRGAYALAILFEDDPSTIIAARNGPPLAIGHGDGEMFLGSDAIALAPFTNEITYLIDGDWAVVGRTGADIFDYDGHPVARPRQTSVAVATLANKGSHRHFMEKEILEQPEVIADALGHYINFIENGADAVSGIDFAKIPSLAISACGTAYLAGLIGKYWFERYARLPVEIDVASEFRYREIPLSPQSAALFISQSGETADTLASLRYCKQLGLKIGAVVNARESTIAREADVVFPILAGPEIGVASTKAFTCQLAALAALAIHAAKARGTVTEDEVQALVESLAEMPRLMRQVLDSIQPEIELLSRELSKCHHVLYLGRGTNFPLAMEGALKLKEISYIHAEGYAAGELKHGPIALIDENMPVIVIAPHDRFFDKTLSNMQEVAARGGRIILITDGKGAAASKLDTMHTIVLPATDEIIAPMIFSLPIQLLAYHTALFMGTDLDQPRNLAKSVTVE from the coding sequence ATGTGCGGAATTGTTGGCATCGTTGGGCAACAGCCGGTGTCGGAACGCCTGGTCGACGCATTGAAGCGTCTGGAATACCGCGGCTATGATTCGGCCGGCATTGCGACGATCACCGATGGCACCTTGCACCGCCGGCGCGCGGAGGGCAAGCTCGTCAATCTCGAGAGGAGACTCAAGGAAGAGCCGCTGGGTGGTACCATCGGCATCGCCCACACCCGCTGGGCAACCCATGGGCCACCGACGGAACGCAATGCACACCCGCACTTCACGGATGGTGTGGCCGTCGTCCATAACGGCATCATCGAGAATTTCGCCGAACTGAAGGACGAATTGGCGGCGACGGGAGCCGAGTTCCAGACCGACACCGACACTGAGGTCCTTGCGCATCTCTTGGCAAGGCACCGCCGGGAGGGCATGAGGCGTGGTGAGGCGGTGCATGCCATGCTGAAAAGCGTCAGGGGTGCCTACGCGCTTGCCATCCTCTTTGAGGATGATCCGTCGACCATCATCGCGGCGCGCAATGGACCACCGCTGGCGATCGGTCACGGCGACGGCGAGATGTTCCTGGGCTCCGACGCGATCGCGCTTGCTCCATTCACGAATGAAATCACCTATCTCATCGACGGTGACTGGGCCGTTGTCGGCAGGACGGGCGCTGATATATTTGATTACGACGGCCACCCCGTCGCGCGTCCGCGCCAGACCTCCGTGGCCGTGGCCACTCTGGCCAACAAGGGCAGCCATCGCCACTTCATGGAGAAGGAAATCCTCGAGCAGCCCGAGGTCATCGCCGATGCGCTCGGTCATTATATCAATTTCATCGAAAATGGTGCCGATGCGGTTTCTGGCATCGACTTCGCCAAGATCCCGAGCTTGGCGATCTCTGCCTGCGGCACCGCATATCTCGCCGGGCTGATCGGAAAATACTGGTTCGAGCGCTATGCGCGCCTGCCGGTCGAAATAGATGTTGCATCCGAATTCCGCTATCGCGAGATTCCATTGTCGCCGCAGTCTGCGGCTCTGTTCATTTCACAGTCGGGCGAAACCGCCGATACGCTGGCATCGCTGAGGTACTGCAAGCAGCTTGGGCTGAAAATTGGCGCTGTCGTCAATGCGCGCGAATCGACCATCGCTCGGGAGGCCGATGTGGTCTTCCCGATCCTTGCCGGCCCAGAGATCGGCGTCGCCTCCACCAAGGCCTTCACCTGCCAGCTAGCCGCTCTTGCCGCACTCGCCATCCACGCAGCCAAGGCCCGCGGAACCGTGACCGAAGATGAGGTGCAGGCGCTCGTCGAGAGCCTCGCCGAAATGCCGCGCCTCATGAGGCAGGTACTGGACAGCATCCAGCCGGAGATTGAGCTTCTGTCGCGCGAACTGTCAAAGTGTCATCATGTCCTTTATCTCGGCCGTGGCACAAATTTCCCGCTGGCGATGGAGGGGGCGCTGAAGCTCAAGGAGATTTCCTACATCCACGCCGAAGGCTATGCGGCGGGTGAATTGAAGCACGGTCCTATCGCATTGATAGACGAGAACATGCCAGTGATCGTCATCGCGCCACATGATCGCTTTTTCGACAAGACCCTCTCCAACATGCAGGAAGTGGCCGCCCGCGGAGGGCGCATTATCCTCATCACCGATGGAAAAGGGGCAGCCGCATCGAAACTCGATACGATGCACACGATCGTGCTGCCGGCCACCGACGAGATTATCGCGCCGATGATCTTCTCGCTGCCGATACAGCTTCTTGCGTACCACACGGCGCTCTTCATGGGCACAGATCTCGACCAGCCACGCAACCTGGCAAAATCAGTCACCGTCGAATGA
- a CDS encoding porin, with amino-acid sequence MNIRSLLLGSAAALIAVSCARAADAIVLAEPEPVEYVKICDVYGAGYYYIPGTETCLRIGGYVRYDIGLGDVVSYDQARTTDVKTGEAQGIWQNHTRFTFKTWTGQETELGTLQTYIETRMNYGKHTAYSGSDSPRYHAFSQGITLTFAWVQLGGLRVGKDWSAFDMFIGYAGDVLNQMLIPYGAFDTNVVQYYFDAGNGFSAVVSLEEGSGLVGTIDSYVPHLVGGVKYTQHWGAITGVVAYDSNYESVAGKVRIDVDVTDQLSLFGMFGYGSSGKLNDDVTNAIDAHGRGFYKSWGGNWAFWAGATYKLNETTSLNLQLSGDQLRNYGVAANVAYTFLADFTITAELDYDRYGDFAVGKVDPSISWANANKKSSVGGILRFERSF; translated from the coding sequence ATGAACATCAGGAGCCTCCTGCTCGGCTCAGCTGCGGCCCTGATCGCCGTTTCCTGTGCCCGAGCCGCCGACGCCATCGTCCTGGCCGAGCCTGAGCCCGTTGAATACGTCAAGATCTGCGACGTTTACGGCGCTGGTTACTACTACATCCCCGGCACCGAGACCTGCCTGCGCATCGGCGGCTATGTCCGTTACGACATCGGCCTCGGCGATGTCGTGTCGTATGACCAAGCTAGAACCACGGATGTGAAGACTGGCGAGGCCCAGGGCATATGGCAAAACCACACGCGCTTCACATTCAAAACTTGGACCGGGCAAGAGACCGAACTCGGTACATTGCAGACCTACATCGAGACCCGCATGAACTACGGCAAGCACACCGCCTATTCCGGTTCGGACAGTCCTCGATACCATGCCTTCAGCCAAGGCATCACGTTGACTTTCGCCTGGGTTCAGCTTGGTGGCCTCCGAGTTGGCAAGGACTGGTCCGCCTTCGACATGTTTATTGGCTACGCGGGCGACGTGCTCAATCAGATGCTTATCCCGTACGGCGCCTTCGATACTAATGTGGTTCAGTACTACTTTGACGCCGGTAACGGCTTTTCGGCTGTGGTTTCACTCGAAGAAGGCTCGGGCCTGGTCGGCACCATCGACAGCTACGTTCCGCACCTAGTCGGCGGAGTGAAATACACACAACACTGGGGCGCGATCACCGGCGTTGTCGCTTATGATAGCAACTACGAATCGGTCGCGGGCAAGGTCCGCATCGACGTCGATGTTACCGACCAACTCTCGCTATTCGGAATGTTCGGCTACGGCTCCAGCGGCAAGCTCAACGATGACGTCACTAACGCAATCGACGCTCATGGTCGCGGGTTCTACAAAAGTTGGGGCGGTAACTGGGCTTTCTGGGCCGGCGCCACTTACAAGCTCAATGAGACAACTTCGTTGAATCTTCAGCTCTCGGGTGATCAGCTCAGGAACTATGGTGTCGCTGCAAACGTCGCCTATACGTTTCTTGCAGATTTCACAATTACAGCCGAACTCGACTATGACCGCTACGGCGACTTCGCCGTCGGCAAGGTCGACCCTTCCATTAGCTGGGCGAATGCCAACAAAAAGAGCAGTGTCGGCGGCATCCTCCGTTTCGAACGTTCATTCTAA